The DNA window ACCGGCCAGCAGTTCGCGGATCACGATCGGCATCAGCGCGGCCACGGCCTCGCCTTCGCCGCGCAGGCCGGCCAGCATCCTCAGCACCGCCTGTGGCTGGCCGGAGAACGTTGCCTCCACCAGCCGGAAGACGTCGTAGCGGGCGGCATCAGCCACCAGCGATTCCATCCGTTCCACGTCCAGGGTCTGGCCATCGGCCAGCAGTGCGAGCTTGTCGATCTCCTGCGCAGCGGCCAGCAGGTTTCCTTCCACGCGCTCGGCCAGGCGCTGCACGGCGGCAGGTTCGGCACGCAGGCTTCTGCTGCGCAGGCGCCGCTCGATCCAGTCCGGCAGCTCGTGTGGCTTGATCGCCCAGGCCACCGACAGCACGCCGACACGGTTCACCGCCTCGGCCCACTTGCTCTGGTGGGCCTTGCTCCATTCATTGGCGGTGATCATCAGGATCACGTCCGGCGCCGGATTGGCGCAGAACTGGCTGATCACCTCGCCACCTTCCTTGCCCGGCTTGCCACTGGGCAGGCGCACTTCCACCAGGCGGCGCGCACTGAACAGGCTGGGGGCGTGAAAACTGGCGTCGAGCTGGTTCCAGTCGAAATCGCGGCCATCGGCATCGAACACTTCGCGCTCGTCGATGCCGGCCGCGCGTGCACGGGCCCGCACGGCGTCGGCCGCCTCCAGCACGCGCAGTGTTTCCGGACCGGCGATCAGATAGACCGGCGCCAGCGCCGTGTCAGCGCCCTGCCCGGCCAGCTGTTCCGGTCGCAGTTCCATCAGGCGCCCGGCTCAGTGCTTGACGGCGGGTGCGGGCTCGACCGGATCGTGCTCGACCGGCTTCGGCGCCGACAGGCTGCCGCCCTTTTCCAGTTCGGCGCGGACCACGCTGTCGATGCGGCGGATGATCGAGGCCGACATTTCCCGGCGCAGTTCATCTGCCAGGATCTCGCGTTCGGTGGTGGTACCGGTGGCGTCGGTCGGCGGCGACACGTAGTCGCGCGACAGTTCGATCACCTGCTGCGGCACCAGCTCGCTGCCGTCTTCGCGGCGGAAGATGAAGATCACCGCATAGCGCAGGCTGTATTCCTGTGCGCGGCCCTGCGAGTCGATCGCGATGGGCAGGTCGCCCCAGCGTTCGGACAGGACCTGCAGCTGGGCATTGGGGCCCTTGCTGTCCTCATCGGCCAAGCGCGCACCGGAGGCCAGCAGGCTGCGGTTCAACAGCTTGACCAGCTCGCTGTAGGGCGCGGTGGACACCACCTTCACCGGCGCCGTGTCGGTCGGCAGCATCAGCTTGTTGCGCAGGTGGAAACCACAGCCGGCGAGGCCGAGGACGAGAACGAGGGCAAGCAGGATTCGGGTCATGGAGACAGTCTGGCGGAGCCGGGCGATCACGGCAACAGACAGGGTGCCCGAGGCCGCGTGAACGCAGGGCCATCGGCCGGGCACGCCCGGCGTGGCGACAACGCACCGGCCACCAGGACGGCGGCCGGTGCCGGGTACATCAGGCAGCGACGATGTTCACGATCTTGCCGGGGACGATGATGATCTTGCGCACCGTCAGGCCTTCCAGGAACTTGGCCGCGTTCGGCTCGGCCAGGGCCAGCGCTTCGATCTGCTCGCGCGCGGCATCGGCGGCGACCTCGATGGTGCCACGCAGCTTGCCATTGACCTGCACGGCCAGGGTCAGCGCATCGCGCACCAGCGCGCTGCTGTCGGCCTGCGGGAACGGCTGGTCTTCCAGCAGCGTTTCGCCATGGCCCAGCACCTGCCACAGGGCGTGGCTGGCGTGCGGGGTGATCGGGTTGAGCAGCAGCACGATGGCCTGCAGTGCTTCCTGGCGCACGGCGCGCCCCTGTTCACTGCCGTCCTCGAACTTGGCCAGCGCGTTCATCAGCTCCATCACCGCGGCAATGGCGGTGTTGAAGCTGTGACGACGGCCGTAGTCGTCACCGACCTTGCCGATGGTCTCGTGGGTCTTGCGGCGCAGGGCCTTCTGGCTGGCATCCAGCGCGGCCGCGTCGAGCACCGGTGCGGCACCGTCGGCAGCGTGCTTCTGCACCTGTGCCCACAGGCGGCGCAGGAAGCGGGCCATGCCGTCCACGCCGGCTTCGTTCCATTCCAGCGACTGTTCCGGCGGTGCAGCGAACATCGAGAACAGGCGCACGGTGTCGGCGCCGTACTTGCCGACCATCGCCTGCGGGTCCACGCCGTTGTTCTTCGACTTGGACATCTTCTCGGTACCGCCGACCACCACCGGCTGGCCGTCGGCGATCAGCGTGGCGCCGGTGATGCGGCCGCGCTCGTCGCGCTGCACTTCCACATCGGCCGGGTTGATCCAGTCCTTCGAGCCGTCCGGATTCGGGCGGTAGTAGGTCTCGGCGATCACCATGCCCTGGCACAGCAGGTTGCGCGCAGGCTCGTTGCTGTCCACCATCCGCGCGTCGCGCAGCAGCTTGTGGTAGAAGCGGAAATACATCAGGTGCAGGATCGCGTGCTCGATGCCACCGATGTACTGGTCCACCGGCAACCAGTAGTTGCCGCGCTTGTCGACCGCATCGCGGGCACCCGGCGAAGTGTAGCGGGCGTAGTACCAGCTCGACTCCATGAAGGTATCGAAGGTGTCGGTCTCACGCTCGGCCGCGCCACCGCATTCCGGGCAGGTGGTCTTGCGCCATTCCGGATCGGTCTTGATCGGCGAACCGGTGCCGGCGAACGCCACGTCTTCCGGCAGCACCACCGGCAGCTGGTCTTCCGGCACCGGCACCGCGCCACACTTGTCGCAGTAGATCACCGGAATCGGGCAACCCCAGTAGCGCTGGCGGCTCACGCCCCAGTCGCGCAGGCGGTAGTTCACCCGGCGCTGGCCCTGGGCCTTGCGCTCGAACCGTTCGGCCAGCGCCTCGAAGGCGCCCTGGAAGTCCAGGCCGTCGAACTCTTCGGAGTTGACCAGTTCGGTCTCGCGGGTCTTGTCGCCGTACCAGTCCTGCCAGCGCGTCGCGTCGTAGGCGCCCTCGTCCTTGCGCAGCGACTTCAGCGCGATGACCTGGCGGATCGGCAGGTTGTACTTGTTGGCGAATTCATTGTCGCGCTGGTCGTGGCCCGGTACGGCCATCACCGCGCCGGTGCCATAGCCCATCAGCACGAAGTTGGCGACCCACACCGGCACCTGGGCACCGGTAACCGGATGCACGGCGCGCAGGCCGGTATCCATGCCGCGCTTTTCCTGGGTTTCCAGCTCGGCCTCGGACACGCCACCCTGCTTCATTTCCGACAGCAGCGCAGCCAGTTCCGGGTTGTTCTTCGCGGCATGCAGCGCCAGCGGATGTTCGCCGGCGATCGACACGAAGGTCACGCCCATCACGGTGTCCGGGCGGGTGGTGAACACGCGCAGCGGATCCAGTGCGGCGCCATCGACGTCACGCACGTCGAACTGGATTTCCAGGCCTTCGGAGCGACCGATCCAGTTGCGCTGCATGGTCTTGACCGAGTCCGGCCAGCCGTCCAGCTCATCCAGGCCATCCAGCAGTTCCTGGGCGTAGTCGGTGATGCGCAGGAACCACTGCGGGATCTCGCGCTTTTCCACCAGCGCGCCGGAGCGCCAGCCACGGCCGTCGATGACCTGCTCGTTGGCCAGCACGGTCTGGTCGACCGGGTCCCAGTTCACCACCGCGTTGCGGCGATAGGCCAGGCCCTTGCGCATCAGGCGGGTGAACATGCGCTGCTCGTGGACGTAATAGTCCGGGCGGCAGGTGGCGAACTCGCGCGACCAGTCGATGGCATAGCCCAGCGACTGCAGCTGGCTGCGCATGTGGTCGATGTTCTTGTAGGTCCAGGCGGCCGGTGCGGTCTTGTTCTTGATCGCGGCGTTTTCCGCCGGCAGGCCGAACGCATCCCAGCCCATCGGCTGCAGCACGTTGTGGCCGGTCATGCGCTTGTAGCGGCTGATCACGTCGCCGATCGTGTAATTGCGCACGTGGCCCATGTGCAGCGCACCGGACGGATACGGAAGCATCGACAGGCAGTAGTACTTCGGCTTGTCCGAGGCTTCATCGACCTCGAAGGCACGGGTAGCATCCCAGTACTGCTGGGCGGCGGATTCAACCTGCTGCGGATCGTAAACGTTGGGTTCGACGCTGGTCATGTAACACGCGGTTGCGGCGGCAAAGCGGTACAGCGTACCGCAGTGCGGCAAATGGCTCCAATCCTGCCTGCCGGGCCGGCGCGCGGCGGGGCAGCAGAAACCGTCTCAGCGCCTGCGCGACAGAGGCAGGGCCAAGGCCAACCACAGCGCCCAGCAGGCAAAGGCCAGCCGCTGCGCCAGCGCCGCCGGCAGTACACCCGGCAGTCCAAACGCGAGCAGACCAGCACCGATCCCGCAGCCCAGCGCCAGCAGGCCCAGCCTGCGCCCGCCGGAATGCCGCAGTCGTGCCGCCCCCAGCATCACGCTGCCGGCGACAAAGGCCAGTGCCCAGACCATCCACACGCTGGCGTGCAGCTTGCTGGCCGGGCCCTGCATATCCATCTGGTCCTCGAAATCCAGCGGCAGCAGGCCCATCGCGATGAAGGCAAGCGCGGCCAGCAGCAGCATCTGGCTGCCCACGCGTGCCGTCCAGGCGGCGTCCACCGGCAGTTGCCGGCGCAGGCGCTCGGCCA is part of the Stenotrophomonas lactitubi genome and encodes:
- a CDS encoding DUF998 domain-containing protein; this encodes MSVVRLDRWVGVLAAALFVLSVVGFGAALPDYSQALHPVTWLGAHGIPHALGFNLLGLVLPGALAVVVAERLRRQLPVDAAWTARVGSQMLLLAALAFIAMGLLPLDFEDQMDMQGPASKLHASVWMVWALAFVAGSVMLGAARLRHSGGRRLGLLALGCGIGAGLLAFGLPGVLPAALAQRLAFACWALWLALALPLSRRR
- the holA gene encoding DNA polymerase III subunit delta; its protein translation is MELRPEQLAGQGADTALAPVYLIAGPETLRVLEAADAVRARARAAGIDEREVFDADGRDFDWNQLDASFHAPSLFSARRLVEVRLPSGKPGKEGGEVISQFCANPAPDVILMITANEWSKAHQSKWAEAVNRVGVLSVAWAIKPHELPDWIERRLRSRSLRAEPAAVQRLAERVEGNLLAAAQEIDKLALLADGQTLDVERMESLVADAARYDVFRLVEATFSGQPQAVLRMLAGLRGEGEAVAALMPIVIRELLAGAGLARVQARGGNLAAEMKSRGIWESRQAPYKRALQRHPEGKRWERFVAEAGLVDRIAKGRADGDAWLALERLLVAVAEARAVRLLARA
- a CDS encoding LPS-assembly lipoprotein LptE, whose product is MTRILLALVLVLGLAGCGFHLRNKLMLPTDTAPVKVVSTAPYSELVKLLNRSLLASGARLADEDSKGPNAQLQVLSERWGDLPIAIDSQGRAQEYSLRYAVIFIFRREDGSELVPQQVIELSRDYVSPPTDATGTTTEREILADELRREMSASIIRRIDSVVRAELEKGGSLSAPKPVEHDPVEPAPAVKH
- the leuS gene encoding leucine--tRNA ligase translates to MTSVEPNVYDPQQVESAAQQYWDATRAFEVDEASDKPKYYCLSMLPYPSGALHMGHVRNYTIGDVISRYKRMTGHNVLQPMGWDAFGLPAENAAIKNKTAPAAWTYKNIDHMRSQLQSLGYAIDWSREFATCRPDYYVHEQRMFTRLMRKGLAYRRNAVVNWDPVDQTVLANEQVIDGRGWRSGALVEKREIPQWFLRITDYAQELLDGLDELDGWPDSVKTMQRNWIGRSEGLEIQFDVRDVDGAALDPLRVFTTRPDTVMGVTFVSIAGEHPLALHAAKNNPELAALLSEMKQGGVSEAELETQEKRGMDTGLRAVHPVTGAQVPVWVANFVLMGYGTGAVMAVPGHDQRDNEFANKYNLPIRQVIALKSLRKDEGAYDATRWQDWYGDKTRETELVNSEEFDGLDFQGAFEALAERFERKAQGQRRVNYRLRDWGVSRQRYWGCPIPVIYCDKCGAVPVPEDQLPVVLPEDVAFAGTGSPIKTDPEWRKTTCPECGGAAERETDTFDTFMESSWYYARYTSPGARDAVDKRGNYWLPVDQYIGGIEHAILHLMYFRFYHKLLRDARMVDSNEPARNLLCQGMVIAETYYRPNPDGSKDWINPADVEVQRDERGRITGATLIADGQPVVVGGTEKMSKSKNNGVDPQAMVGKYGADTVRLFSMFAAPPEQSLEWNEAGVDGMARFLRRLWAQVQKHAADGAAPVLDAAALDASQKALRRKTHETIGKVGDDYGRRHSFNTAIAAVMELMNALAKFEDGSEQGRAVRQEALQAIVLLLNPITPHASHALWQVLGHGETLLEDQPFPQADSSALVRDALTLAVQVNGKLRGTIEVAADAAREQIEALALAEPNAAKFLEGLTVRKIIIVPGKIVNIVAA